The genomic window CTGAAACCCCCACTCTCACCTACTTACCCATCCCCAACTGCTGGGCTTTTTGATAGACTTTACCCTCAGTCAGCAAAGAAGGAGCGATCGCTACTTCCACTTCTTGCATTTCCTTCAGGTTTTTGGCTCCTAAAGTCCCCATGCTGGTTTTTAAAGCTCCTAACAGGTTGTGAGTGCCATCGTCTAAGCGCGCTGGACCAACTAAAATCTCTTGGAGAGTACCAGTAGAACCCACTTTAATCCGAGTTCCTCTAGGCAAAACTGGACTGGGAGTTGCCATACCCCAATGATAACCTCTACCTGGAGCTTCTTTAGCTCTAGCAAATGGAGAACCAATCATCACCCCATCGGCACCACAGGCGATACATTTACAAATATCACCTCCAGTAATTAACCCACCATCAGCGATGACAGCAACGTATTTACCAGTAGCTTGGTAATGTTCGTCGCGAGCAGCAGCACAATCAGCTACAGCAGTCGCTTGAGGGACTCCAATCCCCAATACACCTCTAGAAGTACAAGCGGCTCCAGGGCCAATTCCCACCATGATTGCAGCCGCTCCCGCTTGCATTAACTGTAAGGCGACTTCATAGGTGACGCAATTGCCCAAAATGACTGGCATGGGCATTTCTTGGCAAAATCGAGCTAAATCTAAAGGTATAACGCCTTCGGGTGCAATATAAGAGGTAGAAACTACGGTCGCCTGCACAAAGAGTAAATCTGC from Merismopedia glauca CCAP 1448/3 includes these protein-coding regions:
- a CDS encoding GuaB3 family IMP dehydrogenase-related protein codes for the protein MDIVIGRGKKARRAYGIDEIALVPGNKTLDPGLADTRFSIGGIEREIPIIASAMDGVVDVQMAVLLSELGALGVLNLEGIQTRYPDPNPILDKITSVGKEEFVSLMQQLYAEPIKPELIKQRIQDIKTQGAIAAVSLTPAGSVKYGQIVAEAGADLLFVQATVVSTSYIAPEGVIPLDLARFCQEMPMPVILGNCVTYEVALQLMQAGAAAIMVGIGPGAACTSRGVLGIGVPQATAVADCAAARDEHYQATGKYVAVIADGGLITGGDICKCIACGADGVMIGSPFARAKEAPGRGYHWGMATPSPVLPRGTRIKVGSTGTLQEILVGPARLDDGTHNLLGALKTSMGTLGAKNLKEMQEVEVAIAPSLLTEGKVYQKAQQLGMGK